One Rhizoctonia solani chromosome 1, complete sequence DNA window includes the following coding sequences:
- a CDS encoding aspartyl protease has protein sequence MKLSFATETGEVYGLEVDNTMEIESLMALLEAECGIPINEQSITHEGRELNDPKATLASAGVQDDAMLQLRRKVVVAGRSAAHDEEMMRLQLLGDPNLMRQLRETQPELADAIQNDPQRFGELLRTHRERQRDAELAQQREIAALNSDPYNVDTQRRIEEAIRQQAVLENMEHAMEYSPEFFGRVIMLYIPVEVNGVKVKAFVDSGAQQTIMSPECAEQCGLLRLLDKRFAGIAKGVGTAKILGRVHSAQLKLADLHLPCAFTIMEGRDVDLLFGLDMLKAHQACIDLEKNVLRIQGREVKFLSEHELPDKARHDTSADLEGSKSQTPSTSTPAPGTQPTSSSATPAPAQRFPGSGSTLGSAPGSNSTPNPGPLRPSSRQQPPAAQASFPEDHILTLQGFGATREQAIQLLQAAGGNLDVAAALLFQ, from the exons ATGAAGTTATCGTTCGCTACAGAAACTGGCGAGGTCTACGGGCTCGAAGTGGATAACACGATGGAGATCGAGAGTCTCATGGCACTCTTGGAGGCCGAG TGCGGAATTCCTATCAACGAACAGAGCATCACGCATGAAGGACGCGAGCTCAATGATCCCAAGGCCACGCTTGCGAGTGCGGGAGTCCAGGACGATGCGATGTTACAATTGAGAAGAAAGGTAGTTGTTGCAGGGAG GAGCGCAGCGCATGATGAAGAGATGATGAGACTGCAATTACTCGGAGATCCAAACCTGATGAGACAGCTTCGCGAG ACCCAGCCTGAACTCGCAGACGCGATCCAAAACGACCCTCAGAGGTTCGGCGAACTCCTCCGAACTCACCGAGAGCGCCAACGCGACGCCGAGCTTGCACAACAGCGCGAGATTGCCGCTCTGAACTCTGATCCATATAATGTGGATACCCAGAGGCGCATTGAGGAGGCTATTCGTCAACAGGCTGTTTTGGAAAATATGGAGCATGCGATGGAGTATTCGCCCGAGTTCTTTGGCAGGGTTATTATGCTTTA TATTCCTGTCGAGGTCAACGGGGTCAAGGTAAAGGCGTTTGTGGACAGTGGTGCTCAGCAGACTATTA TGAGCCCCGAGTGTGCAGAACAGTGCGG CCTACTACGACTACTTGATAAGCGTTTTGCTGGGATTGCCAAGGGAGTGGGTACGGCGAAGATCTTGGGCCGAGTGCATAGTGCTCAGCTCAAACTTGCCGACTTGCATTTGCCTTGTGCATTTACTATTATGGAG GGCCGAGATGTAGACCTCCTCTTTGGGCTAGACATGTTAAAAGCTCACCAGGCCTGCATTGACCTCGAGAAGAATGTGTTAAGGATTCAAGGCAGGGAGGTCAAGTTCCTTTCTGAACATG AACTCCCCGACAAAGCTCGTCACGACACTTCGGCCGATCTTGAGGGTTCAAAATCTCAGACACCTTCTACTTCTACCCCAGCTCCAGGTACTCAACCAACTTCGTCCTCTGCTACACCCGCCCCAGCCCAACGATTTCCAGGATCTGGAAGCACGCTGGGTTCCGCACCTGGGTCTAATTCTACTCCTAATCCCGGCCCTCTGCGTCCTTCATCTCGCCAACAGCCACCAGCTGCCCAAGCTTCCTTCCCTGAAGACCATATTTTGACTCTTCAAGGGTTCGGAGCGACCCGCGAACAGGCGATACAGTTATTGCAGGCGGCAGGGGGGAACTTGGACGTCGCCGCTGCGCTACTATTCCAATAA
- a CDS encoding fumarylacetoacetate hydrolase domain-containing protein 2, with protein MPSHVGLGDLQPTTMSKAKPTDDKTAPPAKEYRYATEISQMMFVFGEVQDPLTETVNLVEDIVRGQVVEILIQARQLAARKGARNVSPEDLIFLIRYDRGKVNRLRTYLGWKDVRKNAKQDGDGAGAAEVDIDEGQADEATAKPRKMTVKLPWDIVTVYSEVLRTGVNVKEDEDEDEDEVEAHEDSIARLREADEATRRMTREEYVHYSECRSASFTYRKAKRFREFINLPAYLDIKPNDDTIDILGFLAFEMVRALCVGGLAVKRALEESYQAVEITGAKRKAPEGAESSPGKRRRRSMSPESGGAWGSVPGSSLFLPPPEARRALRPAHIQEAFAKMQRDWAHQRGSGMRNWRAVETGGKKVHIGQPVDAKVDVGLAILKRHSLKAHEISGSSALDPDARVTSNVLTVDTLLEPIAPEQIGFVRCLGLNYRDHAAEAKMPIPEVPVLFCKPYTSLIPALTPIRIPRAAQPVKENLSDYEVELAVVIGKDAKDVKESEALDYVLGYTGANDVSFRKHQLATSQWTFSKSFDLTNPIGPALVRNTKHIDPQNIPLTATVNSRLLQDGTTADQIFGVAKTIAFLSQGTTLKAGSVILTGTPAGVGFVREPKIWLNHGDEVRTYVGAGIGTLVNKIVEEGRAKL; from the exons ATGCCAAGTCACGTGGGACTAGGAGATCTCCAGCCGACGACGATGAGCAAAGCCAAACCGACGGATGACAAGACTGCGCCGCCGGCCAAGGAGTACAGATATGCCACCGAGATTTCCCAGATG ATGTTTGTTTTTGGTGAAGTCCAGGACCCATTGACCGAGACTGTCAACCTTGTGGAGGATATTGTGCGGGGACAAGTCGTCGAGATT CTCATTCAAGCTCGTCAACTTGCAGCCCGTAAAGGCGCACGCAACGTTTCACCTGAAGACTTAATATTCCTAATTCGATACGACCGAGGAAAAGTGAACCGACTAAGGACTTATCTCGGGTGGAAAGACGTACGAAAAAACGCCAAACAGGACGGAGACGGGGCTGGGGCTGCTGAGGTCGATATTGACGAGGGTCAGGCTG ACGAGGCAACTGCAAAGCCACGCAAGATGACCGTCAAGCTTCCATGGGATATTGTAACCGTGTATTCAGAAGTGCTAAGAACTGGTGTGAATGTCAAGGAAGAtgaggacgaagacgaggatgaaGTCGAGGCACATGAAGATAGCATCGCTCGACTGAGA GAAGCAGATGAGGCGACTCGAAGAATGACTCGTGAAGAATACGTCCACTACTCGGAATGTCGCTCTGCATCATTCACGTATCGCAAAG CTAAACGTTTCCGAGAATTCATAAATCTCCCCGCATACCTCGACATAAAGCCCAATGACGATACTATCGATATCCTTGGCTTTCTGGCATTCGAAATGGTCCGCGCGCTATGTGTAGGAGGTCTGGCCGTCAAAAGAGCCCTCGAAGAATCATACCAAGCTGTGGAGATTACGGGAGCAAAGAGGAAGGCTCCCGAGGGTGCAGAGTCGTCACCAGGAAAGAGGCGCAGGAGGTCAATGTCACCTGAATCCGGAGGGGCATGGGGGAGTGTTCCAGGCAGTTCGTTGTTCCTACCTCCGCCCGAGGCGAGGCGCGCTCTGCGGCCGGCGCATATCCAAGAAGCGTTTGCAAAGATGCAGAGGGACTGGGCGCACCAGCGCGGGTCAGGAATGAGGAACTGGAGAG CCGTCGAGACGGGCGGAAAGAAAGTACACATTGGACAACCTGTTGATGCTAAAGTGGACG TCGGACTCGCCATCCTCAAACGACATTCGCTCAAAGCGCACGAAATTTCTGGGAGCTCGGCACTCGACCCCGATGCTCGAGTCACCTCCAACGTTTTGACCGTCGATACTCTTTTAGAGCCTATTGCTCCCGAACAAATTGGATTCGTTAGATGTTTGGGGTTGAACTATAGGGATCATGCG GCTGAAGCTAAGATGCCTATTCCCGA GGTACCAGTGCTGTTCTGCAAACCATACACATCCCTTATCCCCGCCCTCACACCAATTCGGATCCCTCGCGCCGCCCAACCAGTAAAAGAGAACCTATCAGACTACGAGGTCGAATTGGCCGTCGTTATCGGGAAAGACGCCAAGGACGTGAAAGAGAGCGAGGCGTTGGACTATGTTTTGGGTTACACGGGGGCCAACGAT GTTTCGTTTAGAAAACACCAGCTCGCCACGTCGCAATGGACGTTCTCTAAATCGTTCGACCTCACGAATCCTATCGGTCCCGCCCTTGTCCGCAATACCAAGCACATTGACCCGCAAAACATTCCTCTGACGGCCACCGTTAACTCTCGTTTACTCCAAGACGGAACGACTGCCGACCAGATATTCGGCGTGGCAAAGACGATCGCGTTCTTGAGCCAAGGCACGACTTTGAAAGCTGGCAGCGTGATTTTGACGGGAACGCCAGCGGGTGTTGGGTTTGTCAGGGAACCCAAGATTTGGTTGAACCATGGGGACGAGGTTCGAACGTACGTAGGAGCGGGAATTGGGACTTTGGTCAACAAGATCGTAGAGGAAGGACGAGCAAAATTGTGA
- a CDS encoding coiled-coil domain-containing protein, translated as MSTSKASANASYRPQGYGMSPALKRARQPFAVRNALTGSAIAAFAVGVWAYSISAVKQDNFDDIDAEANAAGLIKKQPPRPS; from the exons ATGTCGACTTCCAAGGCTAGCGCGAATGCTTCGTATCGGCCTCAGGGATAC GGAATGTCTCCAGCGCTCAAAAGGGCTCGTCAACCGTTCGCAGTCCGAAACGCATTGACCGGTAGTGCTATTGCTGCATTTGCAGTGGGCGTATGGGCCTATTCAATCAGTGCGGTCAAGCAGGATAACTTTGACGATATCGATGCCGAGGCGAATGCGGCCGGACTCATCAAAAAGCAACCACCACGGCCGTCGTGA
- a CDS encoding double-stranded RNA-binding motif protein, which yields MQALLQALVVANSHLAKFTQHYKLHFQLRGNASQQLTIQASMPIHADLFEAYVGALFQEQGLNPVYSFLSQALGPSISLAYEVVKGNYVEGFVASTQARLVFSSYVGGSDIPPAPLMAHPLPFTDESGCTSLLNQHFTQQHKHLDWEFSPPGGSASAPVWEVKAVERGGSVLATATGATKKTAKNIAARRALIALGVLQAPSTPQIGTENA from the exons ATGCAGGCCCTGCTTCA GGCATTGGTGGTGGCCAACTCCCACCTAGCTAAGTTTACTCAGCACTATAAGCTCCATTTCCAGTTGCGCGGGAATGCATCCCAGCAGCTTACAATTCAAGCCTCCATGCCCATCCATGCAGACCTTTTTGAGGCCTATGTAGGGGCATTGTTTCAAGAGCAGGGCTTGAATCCTGTTTACAGCTTCCTATCTCAGGCCCTCGGTCCCTCTATTTCATTGGCTTATGAAGTGGTAAAAGGAAACTATGTTGAAGGGTTTGTTGCTTCCACACAAGCCAGGCTTGTTTTCTCTTCCTATGTTGGGGGATCTGATATCCCACCTGCACCCCTTATGGCCCACCCTCTTCCATTTACAGATGAGTCTGGGTGCACAAGCTTGCTCAACCAGCACTTTACTCAGCAGCACAAGCACCTGGACTGGGAGTTCTCTCCTCCTGGTGGGTCAGCCTCTGCCCCTGTGTGGGAGGTGAAAGCTGTGGAAAGGGGAGGAAGTGTGTTGGCAACGGCAACAGGAGCCACCAAGAAGACTGCTAAGAATATAGCAGCTAGAAGGGCATTGATTGCCTTGGGAGTCCTCCAG GCCCCCTCTACTCCACAAATCGGCACAGAGAATGCTTAG
- a CDS encoding nucleolar complex protein 14, producing MAKTSQLKQLKSALSSAGLSRNSQPQKHKKKKSGEGTAIEKAKKAAKLEAIQRRLNPFDERVTRLKHDVGGRKLKGVVGKPAVSRQAGLEQRKKTLLVEYEQKGRTGGVVDRRFGENDATMTPEERMLERFTRERQRQTKGAVFNLEDDEELTHYGQSLNALDDFDGAGIELDDDEESGQIDANVVRHDHFGGFDDDGKEDESERTKSKAEVMSEIIAKSKAYKAERQEQREADDNARHQLDQEFASIRDLLYAPAPPDPSSSGSNSIPLGKPRMQHTSNETKPDDEKTSANDDKTGPIAKTDEDYDQFVRELVFDKRSRPTDRLKTEEELAKEAAEALEKAEKARLRRMRGEESEDEDERSGKRRRRAAQADDLEDDFVEEDDAYGLGAGLEGVTGEVGEDQEVEEGSEDDGSEEEESEGSEKESEAGASEEIDPSDLSDGAGEDNESIEGEVEALVPSQTKSSKIKRERKGPAKSTLPFTFSFPSSHEELLEILDGVSQEDIPTVIHRIRVQYHPSLAEGNKQRLQSLVATLLDYTLYVTSSPTPSFAIVSSLTPHIYALSTAYPTIAAQAFVSKLTLMQKNLARGIAHGASLPNSHTWPGTAELALLRLVGVVWSTSDLNHAVGTPAILLIGQYLSQSRLRNLEDIASGLFLCTLVLQYESYSKRFVPETINFLLNACLNLAPHKFTETNLPGWFPAPELGSLPGLRLKSSGKLTPRTPNLSTLLNLHRDGEPQDKIDLLALAFTLLAKFAQMYASLSGFVELFEPAKKVLEGLNLEKQSSELQKRHSSTLDAISRTLKHSLSARKPLKLQAHKPIPIATCVPQFDAQYSGRRPHDPDHERAAAAKLRAEYRKERKGALRELRKDNKFLAAERAKRQEEVDAAYKQRMARVVGEMHSERAEQKQMEREKKREKKRAGRK from the exons ATGGCGAAAACCTCACAACTAAAACAACTAAAATCTGCACTCTCTTCGGCAGGATTGTCACGAAATTCTCAGCCGCAGAAACAtaagaagaagaaaagcgGGGAAGGAACTGCTATCGAAAAGGCAAAGAAGGCGGCCAAGCTCGAGGCCATCCAGCGCCGATTGAATCCATTCGACGAACGGGTCACGAGGCTAAAACACGATGTCGGTGGGCGAAAGTTAAAGGGTGTCGTTGGGAAACCGGCAGTGAGTCGGCAGGCTGGGTTGGAACAG CGCAAGAAAACACTTCTTGTCGAGTACGAGCAGAAAGGCCGTACCGGGGGAGTAGTGGATCGGCGGTTCGGAGAGAATGATGCGACGATGACGCCTGAGGAAAGAATGCTCGAGCGATTCACTCGCGAACGACAGCGACAGACCAAAGGAGCGGTGTTCAATTTGGAAGATGATGAGGAGCTTACGCACTATGGCCAAAGCTTGAATGCGTTGGATGACTTTGATGGGGCAGGGATCGAATTGGACGATGACGAGGAGAGCG GACAAATTGATGCAAACGTCGTTCGACATGATCATTTCGGAGGATTTGATGATGATGGGAAAGAGGACGAG TCCGAACGAACGAAATCCAAAGCAGAGGTCATGTCGGAAATTATCGCAAAGAGCAAAGCGTACAAG GCAGAGAGACAAGAGCAGCGCGAGGCGGACGACaatgctcgacaccagctCGACCAAGAATTCGCTTCTATTAGAGATCTACTATATGCGCCAGCCCCTCCGGATCCTTCGTCTAGTGGAAGCAACAGTATACCACTCGGAAAACCTCGTATGCAACATACTTCGAATGAGACAAAGCCAGATGATGAAAAGACCAGTGCGAACGACGACAAGACCGGACCTATCGCAAAAACAGACGAAGACTACGACCAGTTTGTGCGCGAACTCGTCTTTGACAAACGCTCTCGCCCCACCGACCGGTTGAAAACTGAAGAAGAGTTGGCGAAAGAAGCTGCTGAAGCACTTGAAAAGGCTGAAAAGGCGAGGCTAAGGCGTATGCGCGGGGAAGAAagtgaggatgaggatgaacGAAGTGGGAAGCGACGGAGGAGGGCTGCCCAGGCAGATGATCTAGAGGACGACTTTGTGGAGGAAGATGACGCCTATGGGCTTGGGGCTGGGCTGGAAGGGGTGACTGGAGAAGTGGGTGAGGACCAGGAAGTGGAAGAGGGAAGCGAAGATGACGGGagcgaggaggaagaaagcGAGGGATCTGAGAAAGAAAGCGAGGCAGGTGCATCTGAGGAAATCGACCCATCTGACCTCTCGGATGGGGCTGGAGAGGACAATGAATCTATCGAAGGAGAGGTCGAAGCACTTGTCCCCTCTCAAACCAAATCATCCAAAATTAAAAGGGAGCGGAAAGGTCCTGCTAAATCAACTCTCCCATTTACTTTCTCTTTCCCTTCTTCCCACGAAGAATTGCTTGAGATACTAGATGGTGTATCGCAAGAAGACATCCCGACAGTGATTCATCGTATTCGAGTTCAGTATCACCCCAGCCTTGCGGAAGGGAATAAACAGAGACTGCAG TCCCTTGTCGCTACCCTCCTCGACTATACCCTCTACGTAACCTCCTCACCTACACCATCGTTCGCCATAGTGTCATCTCTTACACCACATATATATGCACTAAGCACCGCCTATCCAACCATTGCCGCTCAAGCATTCGTATCCAAATTAACGCTCATGCAAAAAAACCTCGCTCGGGGGATAGCTCACGGAGCTTCATTGCCTAATTCACACACCTGGCCAGGAACGGCTGAACTTGCTCTATTAAGGCTTGTAGGTGTAGTTTGGTCGACGAGCGATTTGAACCATGCAGTAGGAACACCTGCCATCTTGTTGATCGGGCAATACCTTTCCCAATCGCGGCTAAGGAATCTAGAGGACATTGCGTCGGGGTTATTTTTGTGCACCCTAGTGCTACAG TACGAGTCATACTCTAAACGATTCGTACCAGAGACAATCAACTTTTTGCTCAATGCCTGCCTTAATCTGGCGCCTCATAAATTCACAGAAACAAATCTTCCAGGATGGTTCCCTGCACCCGAACTAGGATCTCTACCAGGCCTCAGGCTCAAGTCATCTGGGAAGCTTACACCTAGGACTCCTAATCTTTCTACGCTACTTAATTTGCATAGAGACGGCGAACCGCAAGACAAAATCGACTTGTTGGCGTTGGCATTCACTCTATTGGCCAAATTTGCCCAGATGTATGCCAGCTTGAGCGGGTTCGTCGAGTTGTTCGAGCCAGCCAAGAAGGTCCTCGAGGGTCTTAATCTGGAGAAGCAGTCCTCTGAATTACAA AAACGGCACTCATCAACTCTGGATGCCATCTCTCGAACGCTCAAGCATTCCCTGAGTGCACGGAAGCCTCTCAAGCTTCAAGCCCACAAACCCATTCCAATCGCGACTTGTGTTCCCCAGTTCGATGCTCAATATTCTGGACGAAGACCACATGATCCAGACCACGAGCGTGCGGCAGCTGCCAAGCTGCGTGCAGAGTACCGAAAGGAAAGAAAGGGTGCACTTCGTGAATTGAGAAAAGATAATAAATTCCTCGCAGCGGAGAGGGCAAAGAGACAGGAGGAGGTGGATGCAGCATACAAGCAGCGGATGGCGAGGGTGGTGGGCGAGATGCACAGTGAGCGTGCAGAACAGAAACAGATGGAAAGGGAAAAGAAGCGAGAGAAGAAGAGGGCTGGAAGGAAATGA
- a CDS encoding Cytochrome C oxidase subunit VII gives MINSLVNRPNHVRERQVLVQSSSKPVYLRLPRSSLYFNAYLALFGVGMIGTTSGLYSLIKAGSSFLLHDEYTNSATPIGQVRLKE, from the exons ATGATCAACTCTCTTGTCAACC GCCCCAACCACGTCCGTGAGAGGCAAGTGTTGGTTCAG TCCTCGAGCAAGCCCGTATATCTGCGTCTCCCTCGTTCGAGCCTTTACTTCA aCGCATACCTTGCTCTCTTCGGAGTTGGCATGATCGGAACCACCAGCGGTCTTTACAGCCTCATCAAGGCAGGCTCCAGTTTTCTCTTGCACGATGAATATACTAATTCGGCTACTCCTATAGGGCAAGTCCGCCTGAAAGAATAA
- a CDS encoding protein AF-9: MTERVRGVSVHRPIIYGNYSVLLTPTERGAAPPDHTHRWTVAVRSAASPEGKTDQTGGADDLTHFIKRVNFKLHETYAQPNRSIEQPPFEITETGWGEFDIPIRITFVQESGEKAITLIHHLKLHPWLPPATLPDATGAPVTAPPTRDPIHAWQYDEIVFTDPPAPFMKILLEHPPTPLPKTKRRLANPPHIAHPASLAVTARGAPEFSLALEKEEAERLEVARKNIAEQTDKVRAELIETEKEVEKLKATLAELEG; encoded by the exons ATGACGGAACGCGTGAGG GGAGTCTCAGTCCACCGACCAATTATCTACGGAAACTACTCCGTGCTATTAACTCCGACTGAACGGGGTGCTGCTCCACCTGACCATACACACCGGTGGACCGTCGCGGTCCGAAGTGCTGCCTCTCCCGAGGGCAAAACGGACCAAACAGGTGGCGCGGACGACCTGACACACTTTATCAAACGAGTGAACTTCAAGCTTCACGAAACATATGCTCAACCTAACCGAT CCATTGAACAACCTCCCTTTGAGATAACGGAGACTGG GTGGGGAGAGTTTGATATCCCAATCCGTATAACCTTCGTACAAGAATCAGGAGAAAAAGCCATCACACTCATCCATCATCTTAAACTCCACCCCTGGCTTCCCCCTGCTACACTTCCCGATGCGACTGGTGCCCCAGTGACCGCCCCACCCACTCGCGATCCGATTCACGCCTGGCAATACGATGAAATTGTGTTTACAGACCCACCTGCACCATTCATGAAGATTTTACTCGAACACCCTCCTACACCCTTACCCAAAACGAAGCGCCGACTAGCTAACCCACCGCACATCGCGCATCCAGCATCATTAGCTGTAACCGCTCGAGGCGCTCCAGAATTCTCGTTGGCACTGGAAAAAGAAGAGGCTGAGCGATTAGAAGTTGCTCGAAAAAATATTGCCGAACAAACGGACAAAGTCCGTGCAGAGCTAATTGAGACCGAGAAGGAAGTGGAGAAACTCAAAGCGACGCTTGCCGAGTTGgaaggatga